A part of Jiangella alba genomic DNA contains:
- a CDS encoding zf-TFIIB domain-containing protein, with amino-acid sequence MTCPKCSGQMKTYDRLGVHVEQCDNCKGIFLDKGELEQIVAAEEQFNAPPPPLDYGRQAPPPQQPYQQPRQQPYRDSPAPYGRGRGYDDSPSPYGYGKKRRKSFLDQLFD; translated from the coding sequence GTGACCTGTCCGAAGTGCAGCGGTCAGATGAAGACGTATGACCGTTTGGGCGTGCACGTCGAGCAGTGCGACAACTGCAAGGGCATCTTCCTCGACAAGGGCGAACTCGAGCAGATCGTCGCCGCCGAGGAGCAGTTCAACGCGCCGCCCCCGCCGCTGGACTACGGCCGCCAGGCGCCCCCGCCGCAGCAGCCGTACCAGCAGCCCCGTCAGCAGCCGTACCGCGACAGCCCGGCACCGTACGGCCGCGGCCGCGGCTACGACGACTCGCCCAGCCCGTACGGCTACGGCAAGAAGCGGCGCAAGAGCTTCCTCGACCAGCTCTTCGACTGA
- a CDS encoding AAA family ATPase: MNLLICERCGERADRPQVEPEAVIRCAHCGHRWPFLRLPLFCVTGPSGTGKSTVQRLLATELADRFVVLEQDVLWVAGLRDDGAEHRPFRSTWLRMAAMIHQSRRPVVLCGTVVPPELEPLPERALFERIDYLCLTCDPDVLAARLRGRPKWREWDEPRIAEMLDYAAWIDATAATMDPPMTLLDTTDVPVDETARAVARWLDERA, translated from the coding sequence GTGAATCTGCTGATCTGCGAGCGTTGCGGCGAACGCGCCGACCGCCCGCAGGTCGAGCCGGAGGCGGTCATCCGGTGCGCCCACTGCGGCCACCGGTGGCCGTTCCTCCGCCTCCCGCTGTTCTGCGTGACCGGCCCCAGCGGCACCGGCAAGTCGACGGTGCAACGGCTGCTCGCGACCGAGCTGGCCGACCGGTTCGTCGTCCTGGAACAGGACGTGCTGTGGGTGGCCGGCCTGCGTGACGACGGCGCGGAGCACCGGCCGTTCCGGTCGACGTGGCTGCGGATGGCCGCGATGATCCACCAGAGCCGCCGGCCGGTCGTGCTGTGCGGGACGGTCGTGCCGCCGGAGCTCGAGCCGCTGCCGGAGCGCGCCCTGTTCGAGCGCATCGACTACCTCTGCCTGACCTGTGACCCGGACGTACTCGCCGCGCGGCTGCGGGGCCGGCCGAAGTGGCGGGAGTGGGACGAGCCGCGCATTGCCGAGATGCTCGACTACGCCGCGTGGATCGACGCCACCGCGGCCACCATGGACCCGCCGATGACACTGCTCGACACCACCGACGTGCCGGTCGACGAGACGGCGCGCGCGGTGGCGCGCTGGCTGGACGAGCGCGCCTGA
- a CDS encoding glycoside hydrolase family 15 protein, whose amino-acid sequence MSVELIAGAQDPSGAYPAAVGFAPYGFCWFRDGAFIAEGMSRAGAVESATAFHEWCARVLEREAPAVESLVARVAAGSQPSDAELLPARYTLAGDRHDDDWWNYQVDGYGTWLWALRSHLTRWNLSLTPYAAAAEVAVRYLVAVGSRPCRDWWEEHRDHTHVSTLASVYGGLRAAAALGVLPSAASAAADEISALVTRSGTFEGALRKWLGSTAVDASLVVAGVPFGLVPPGGPVDRATVGRITAELSAPAGPASPDVATPAASDPPTPAGPATQHAATPATTGPAPGSQHATPGATTGPASATPSAATPATTGPTPGGVHRYVGDTFYGGGQWPILAAFLGWHHAVAGSRERAAELLRWIASTADSSGSLPEQVPPLLAPDRLAEWTDRWGPNARPLLWSHGMYLVLASSLDVINS is encoded by the coding sequence GTGAGTGTCGAGCTGATCGCCGGCGCACAGGACCCGTCCGGCGCCTATCCCGCGGCGGTCGGCTTCGCGCCGTACGGCTTCTGCTGGTTCCGCGACGGCGCGTTCATCGCCGAGGGGATGAGCCGGGCCGGCGCCGTCGAGTCGGCCACGGCCTTCCACGAGTGGTGCGCGCGGGTGCTCGAGCGCGAGGCGCCGGCCGTCGAGTCGCTGGTGGCGCGGGTGGCGGCCGGCTCGCAGCCGTCGGACGCCGAACTGCTGCCCGCCCGCTACACCCTGGCCGGCGACCGTCACGACGACGACTGGTGGAACTACCAGGTCGACGGCTACGGGACGTGGCTGTGGGCGCTGCGGTCGCACCTGACCCGGTGGAACCTATCCCTGACGCCGTACGCCGCCGCGGCCGAGGTCGCCGTCCGCTACCTCGTCGCCGTCGGGTCCCGGCCGTGCCGCGACTGGTGGGAGGAGCACCGCGACCACACCCACGTCTCCACCCTGGCCTCGGTCTACGGCGGCCTCCGCGCCGCCGCGGCGCTCGGGGTGCTGCCGTCCGCCGCCTCGGCGGCGGCGGACGAGATCTCGGCGCTGGTCACCCGCTCGGGCACGTTCGAGGGCGCGCTGCGCAAGTGGCTCGGCTCCACCGCGGTCGACGCCAGTCTGGTGGTGGCCGGGGTGCCGTTCGGGCTGGTCCCGCCCGGCGGCCCGGTCGACCGTGCGACGGTCGGCCGCATCACCGCCGAGCTGTCCGCCCCAGCCGGGCCGGCCTCCCCGGACGTCGCCACGCCAGCCGCCTCCGACCCGCCCACCCCAGCCGGCCCAGCCACCCAGCACGCCGCCACACCAGCCACCACCGGCCCGGCCCCAGGCAGCCAGCACGCCACCCCAGGTGCCACCACCGGCCCCGCGTCAGCCACCCCAAGCGCCGCCACACCAGCCACCACCGGCCCCACCCCGGGCGGCGTGCACCGCTACGTCGGCGACACCTTCTACGGCGGCGGCCAGTGGCCGATCCTGGCCGCCTTCCTCGGCTGGCACCACGCCGTCGCCGGGTCGCGGGAGCGGGCCGCCGAGCTACTGCGCTGGATCGCCTCGACCGCCGACTCGTCCGGGTCGCTGCCGGAGCAGGTGCCGCCGCTGCTGGCGCCGGACCGGCTGGCCGAGTGGACCGATCGGTGGGGGCCGAACGCCCGGCCGCTGCTGTGGTCACACGGCATGTATCTCGTACTGGCATCAAGTCTTGACGTGATCAACAGTTGA
- a CDS encoding LacI family DNA-binding transcriptional regulator, producing the protein MEDAEPKSPQRRRTAGRATVTIRDVARHAGVSVATVSRALRGSDLVHPATRERVDAAIEELRFTPSQLGRSLAERRHAANGIVFPDLSGPFYAEVVLGYEEVAATLGRSVLILSTQNRESADEMVLDLAGRVDGLAVFGRTVHDDVVAEVVQRGVPVVLMARTEIAGADSVRTENVVAAASVVDHLLTHGHRRMAFLGDPVDSTDVAERWAGFRGALAQAGAEVPERAIPAGFKEDDGARVAAELTAGDLPDVVVCANDELALGLTVALAEQGIQVPGDVAVTGWDDVMAARYAGLTTVRQPMREMGARAARLLDARISGDRSEPRHDVLTTQLVVRRSCGPHPKEAHR; encoded by the coding sequence ATGGAAGACGCGGAGCCGAAGAGCCCCCAGCGACGCCGCACGGCCGGCCGCGCCACGGTGACGATCCGCGACGTGGCGCGGCATGCGGGCGTGTCGGTGGCGACGGTCTCGCGCGCCCTTCGCGGCAGCGACCTCGTCCACCCGGCCACCCGCGAACGCGTCGACGCCGCCATCGAGGAGCTGCGCTTCACGCCCAGCCAGCTCGGCCGGTCGCTGGCCGAGCGGCGGCACGCCGCCAACGGCATCGTCTTCCCCGACCTCTCCGGCCCGTTCTACGCCGAGGTCGTGCTGGGCTACGAGGAGGTCGCCGCGACGCTGGGCCGCTCGGTGCTCATCCTCAGCACGCAGAACCGAGAGTCCGCCGACGAGATGGTGCTCGACCTCGCCGGACGGGTCGACGGGCTGGCGGTGTTCGGGCGGACGGTGCACGACGACGTCGTCGCCGAGGTCGTCCAGCGCGGCGTCCCCGTCGTGCTGATGGCGCGCACCGAGATCGCCGGCGCCGACTCCGTCCGCACCGAGAACGTCGTCGCCGCCGCGTCCGTTGTCGACCATCTGCTGACGCACGGCCACCGGCGTATGGCGTTCCTCGGCGACCCGGTCGACTCCACCGACGTCGCCGAGCGGTGGGCCGGGTTCCGCGGCGCGCTCGCGCAGGCCGGCGCGGAGGTCCCGGAGCGGGCCATCCCGGCCGGGTTCAAGGAGGACGACGGCGCCCGCGTGGCCGCCGAGCTCACCGCCGGCGACCTGCCGGACGTCGTCGTGTGCGCGAACGACGAGCTGGCGCTCGGCCTCACCGTCGCGCTGGCCGAACAGGGGATCCAGGTACCGGGGGATGTCGCCGTCACAGGGTGGGACGACGTCATGGCGGCGCGCTACGCCGGGCTGACGACGGTCCGTCAGCCGATGCGCGAGATGGGGGCCCGGGCGGCCCGGCTGCTGGACGCCCGGATCAGCGGAGACCGTTCCGAACCACGTCACGACGTCCTGACCACCCAGCTCGTGGTCCGCCGCAGTTGCGGGCCGCATCCGAAGGAGGCTCATCGATGA
- a CDS encoding sugar ABC transporter substrate-binding protein encodes MSRRHITAATALAAATALALTACGRDDDSGSGDGNAAPSADLTDGPATGTIEVWAMGTEGEELGAFLADFEEANPDATVEVTPVPWEGAHDRIATAIAAGETPDVSLIGTTWMGEFAQTGGLEPTPTDLFDENDFFPGPWASTVVDGTSYGVPWYVETRALFYRTDLADSAGLQPPQTWDDLKAFTQGLQQAGAAQGIYLQPGQGGSWQTFMPFAWQNGAQLTDGDAYTLDSPEMTEALEYYASYYTEGLSQDTVLQPGALEQMFADGAIGSFISGPWHIGLVRDAGATDNFAVVPLPGKDEGPGTSFVGGGNLAVFTDSDNKDGAWKLIEYLSEVEVQQSWYETLTDLPSKPAAWEDGPLTEDPLVAVFGEQLESTEAPPAVPTWEQVAAVIDGDVEAAVRGAMSPADAVADMQSQASSIGTGLQ; translated from the coding sequence ATGAGTCGACGACACATCACCGCCGCGACCGCCCTGGCCGCGGCGACCGCCCTCGCGCTCACCGCGTGCGGACGCGACGACGACAGCGGCTCCGGCGACGGCAACGCGGCGCCGTCCGCCGACCTCACCGATGGCCCGGCCACCGGCACCATCGAGGTCTGGGCCATGGGCACCGAGGGCGAGGAGCTCGGCGCCTTCCTGGCCGACTTCGAGGAGGCCAACCCCGACGCCACCGTCGAGGTGACGCCGGTCCCGTGGGAGGGCGCGCACGACCGCATCGCCACCGCCATCGCGGCCGGCGAGACCCCCGACGTCAGCCTCATCGGCACCACGTGGATGGGCGAGTTCGCGCAGACCGGCGGCCTCGAGCCGACGCCGACGGACCTGTTCGACGAGAACGACTTCTTCCCCGGGCCGTGGGCGTCCACCGTCGTCGACGGCACCTCCTACGGCGTCCCGTGGTACGTCGAGACCCGCGCGCTGTTCTACCGCACCGACCTCGCCGACTCCGCCGGGTTGCAGCCGCCGCAGACGTGGGACGACCTCAAGGCGTTCACCCAGGGCCTGCAGCAGGCCGGCGCGGCGCAGGGCATCTACCTGCAGCCGGGGCAGGGTGGCTCGTGGCAGACGTTCATGCCGTTCGCCTGGCAGAACGGCGCCCAGCTCACCGACGGCGACGCGTACACGCTGGACAGCCCGGAGATGACGGAGGCGCTGGAGTACTACGCGTCGTACTACACCGAGGGCCTGTCGCAGGACACCGTGCTGCAGCCGGGCGCGCTGGAGCAGATGTTCGCCGACGGCGCCATCGGCTCGTTCATCTCCGGACCGTGGCACATCGGCCTGGTCCGCGACGCCGGCGCGACCGACAACTTCGCCGTCGTCCCGCTGCCCGGCAAGGACGAGGGCCCCGGCACGTCGTTCGTCGGCGGCGGCAACCTGGCCGTCTTCACCGACTCCGACAACAAGGACGGCGCCTGGAAGCTGATCGAGTACCTCAGCGAGGTCGAGGTGCAGCAGAGCTGGTACGAGACGCTGACCGACCTGCCGTCGAAGCCGGCCGCCTGGGAGGACGGCCCGCTGACGGAGGACCCGCTGGTCGCGGTCTTCGGTGAGCAGCTGGAGAGCACCGAGGCGCCGCCGGCCGTCCCGACGTGGGAGCAGGTCGCCGCGGTCATCGACGGCGACGTCGAGGCGGCCGTGCGCGGCGCGATGAGCCCCGCCGACGCCGTCGCCGACATGCAGTCGCAGGCCTCGTCCATCGGGACCGGGCTGCAGTAG
- a CDS encoding carbohydrate ABC transporter permease, translating into MTTATSAPASRPTPAGGSPAGRRRTLLQRRQSRTAWLLALPFLLLFAAFTAGPVFASLLMSFTDMRSTDVRSPFAVDLAAFDNYTALFQDALFRKVALNTAIFVLVGVPLTMVLALAAAVGLNNITRLRAFFRLGYYLPVVTSIVAVSVVWRFLLQPDTGPVNQLLGAVGIGGPDWLGDPSLALPSLIVMAAWRNLGTLMVIFLAGLQTVPRELLEAAEVDGAGRWQRFRHVTLPLLRPTLLFGAVITGIGYLQFFEEPFVMTNGGPLNATRSVSFYIYDQFSFGNYGYAAAASYVLFVAIVVLTAIQFRALRPKA; encoded by the coding sequence ATGACGACCGCCACCTCGGCTCCGGCGAGCCGCCCCACCCCCGCGGGCGGCTCGCCGGCCGGCCGGCGCCGGACCCTGCTGCAGCGGCGGCAGTCCCGCACCGCCTGGCTGCTCGCGCTGCCGTTCCTGCTGCTGTTCGCGGCGTTCACCGCCGGTCCGGTGTTCGCGTCGCTGCTCATGAGCTTCACCGACATGCGCAGCACCGACGTGCGCTCGCCGTTCGCCGTCGACCTCGCCGCGTTCGACAACTACACGGCGCTGTTCCAGGACGCGCTGTTCCGCAAGGTCGCGCTGAACACGGCGATCTTCGTGCTGGTCGGCGTGCCGTTGACGATGGTGCTGGCGCTGGCCGCGGCGGTCGGGCTGAACAACATCACGCGGCTGCGGGCGTTCTTCCGGCTCGGCTACTACCTGCCGGTCGTCACCAGCATCGTCGCCGTCTCCGTCGTCTGGCGGTTCCTGCTGCAGCCGGACACCGGGCCGGTCAACCAGCTGCTCGGCGCCGTCGGCATCGGCGGGCCGGACTGGCTGGGCGATCCGTCGCTGGCGCTGCCGTCGCTGATCGTCATGGCCGCCTGGCGCAACCTCGGCACGCTGATGGTGATCTTCCTGGCCGGGCTGCAGACGGTGCCGCGCGAGCTGCTGGAGGCGGCCGAGGTCGACGGCGCGGGGCGCTGGCAGCGGTTCCGGCACGTGACGCTGCCGCTGCTGCGCCCGACGTTGCTGTTCGGCGCCGTCATCACCGGCATCGGCTACCTGCAGTTCTTCGAGGAACCGTTCGTCATGACCAACGGCGGGCCGCTCAACGCCACCCGGTCGGTCTCGTTCTACATCTACGACCAGTTCAGCTTCGGCAACTACGGGTACGCCGCGGCGGCCAGCTACGTGCTGTTCGTGGCGATCGTGGTGCTGACGGCGATTCAGTTCCGCGCGCTGCGGCCGAAGGCGTGA
- a CDS encoding carbohydrate ABC transporter permease, giving the protein MTTQTPLPAADDVRPETPEDGAPASSRRSSSRWLYVVLTVGVLAMALPFVWMVLSSVKPEAEVRSIPPTWLPETFTLENYRELFDRLRFPTYFLNSAIVAIVVTAGNLVFGSMLGYALAKLDFRGKRVVFALVLGTLMVPGMVTFVPLFVLVSNMGLTNTFPGLILPYLVGPLGVFLMRQYFLGLPDELIQAARVDGAGELRIFWSVMLPLTGPALATLGILTFLSSWNNFLWPLVVAQTEDMYTLPVALALYSVGQNATQYGLLLAGAVVVVVPVIVLFLAVQRYFVQGIAMTGIK; this is encoded by the coding sequence ATGACCACGCAGACCCCGCTGCCGGCCGCCGACGACGTCCGGCCGGAGACACCGGAGGACGGCGCACCCGCGAGCTCGCGCCGCTCGTCGTCGCGCTGGCTGTACGTCGTGCTGACCGTCGGCGTGCTGGCGATGGCGCTGCCGTTCGTCTGGATGGTGCTGTCGTCGGTGAAGCCCGAGGCCGAGGTGCGGTCGATCCCGCCGACCTGGCTGCCGGAGACGTTCACGCTGGAGAACTACCGCGAGCTGTTCGACCGGCTGCGCTTCCCGACCTACTTCCTGAACTCCGCCATCGTCGCGATCGTGGTGACGGCGGGGAACCTGGTGTTCGGCTCGATGCTCGGCTACGCACTGGCGAAGCTGGACTTCCGCGGCAAGCGGGTGGTGTTCGCGCTGGTGCTCGGCACGCTCATGGTGCCCGGCATGGTGACCTTCGTGCCGCTGTTCGTGCTGGTCAGCAACATGGGGCTGACGAACACCTTCCCCGGGCTGATCCTGCCGTACCTGGTCGGGCCGCTCGGCGTGTTCCTGATGCGGCAGTACTTCCTGGGGCTGCCGGACGAGCTGATCCAGGCCGCGCGGGTCGACGGCGCCGGCGAGCTGCGCATCTTCTGGAGCGTCATGCTGCCGCTGACCGGGCCGGCGCTCGCGACGCTGGGGATCCTGACGTTCCTCAGCTCGTGGAACAACTTCCTCTGGCCGCTGGTCGTGGCGCAGACGGAGGACATGTACACCCTGCCGGTCGCGCTCGCGCTGTACTCCGTCGGCCAGAACGCGACGCAGTACGGCCTGCTGCTGGCCGGGGCGGTCGTCGTGGTCGTGCCGGTGATCGTGCTGTTCCTCGCGGTCCAGCGGTACTTCGTCCAGGGCATCGCGATGACCGGCATCAAGTGA